The following proteins come from a genomic window of Flavobacterium crocinum:
- a CDS encoding SanA/YdcF family protein, translated as MKKYFKIALYLAIIGLIAIVSVNYYVKNSTKKYIHYSIKKFPKNDVGIIFGAGINGNQPSKYLKDRLDAGIMLWKAKRINKILLSGDNGRDEYDELTVMKNYCYNHGVDTTKIFIDYAGFDTYSTMYRAKHIFKIKKATLISQEYHLNRAIFIGNKLGVKSVGYSANQGEYLGYKYVTFREYGSVFKSFFDVLRNREPRFLGGEININGESNYSKEDKR; from the coding sequence GTGAAAAAATATTTCAAAATAGCACTTTATCTTGCAATAATTGGGTTAATTGCAATTGTTTCTGTTAATTATTACGTAAAAAATTCTACCAAAAAATACATTCACTATTCAATTAAAAAATTTCCTAAGAATGATGTCGGAATTATTTTTGGCGCAGGAATTAACGGAAATCAGCCAAGCAAATATTTAAAAGATCGCCTGGATGCCGGAATTATGCTTTGGAAAGCAAAACGCATCAATAAAATTTTACTTTCCGGAGATAATGGACGTGATGAATATGACGAACTAACGGTGATGAAAAATTATTGTTATAATCACGGCGTTGACACCACCAAAATTTTTATTGATTATGCAGGTTTCGATACGTATTCGACAATGTATCGTGCGAAACATATTTTTAAGATTAAGAAAGCAACTTTAATTTCGCAAGAATATCATTTAAATCGAGCTATTTTCATCGGAAATAAATTGGGAGTAAAATCAGTTGGGTATTCAGCTAATCAAGGAGAATATTTGGGTTATAAATATGTAACTTTTAGAGAATACGGTTCTGTTTTTAAATCCTTTTTTGATGTTTTACGAAATCGAGAACCTCGTTTTTTAGGAGGAGAAATTAATATTAATGGAGAATCGAATTATTCTAAAGAAGATAAACGATAA
- a CDS encoding cation:proton antiporter, which translates to MELYYTFSVLIVLASFFAYLNLRFLKLPGTIGIMIIAMLVSVGIRLLGDSYFPSTTKHFFDLIKQFDFNEILMGAMLNFLLFAGALHVNMFDLKEQKVSIMIYSTVSVVLSALIISVLLYYIAPLLGINIPYIFCLVFGTLISPTDPIVVLGVLKEAKVPKRIETKIVGESLFNDGVAVVMFAVVLKMATDPTFEATFGSISWLFIKEGIGGLLLGAVFGFTASKVMKKIDDYKVSVLITLSIVTGGFLVAQALHVSSPLAMVVAGLIIGNYGKKVAMSEVTKDYLGKFWELIDEILNAVLFLFIGFELLLLPDLNKQLLTGFVAIFIVLFSRLTSIVLPWKFFDIFKFFGIKSAYNKGSLMVLVWGGIRGGVSIALVLSMPESEYKNLLLEVTYIVVLFSIVVQGLTVGKLANRVLEKE; encoded by the coding sequence ATGGAATTATACTACACTTTTTCGGTGCTAATTGTATTGGCATCTTTCTTCGCCTATTTAAATTTAAGATTTTTAAAACTTCCGGGAACCATCGGAATTATGATTATTGCGATGTTGGTTTCAGTCGGAATTCGTCTTTTGGGAGACTCTTATTTTCCTTCAACAACCAAGCATTTTTTTGATCTGATAAAACAATTTGATTTCAACGAAATTTTAATGGGAGCTATGTTGAATTTTCTTTTATTCGCAGGAGCGTTGCATGTAAACATGTTTGATTTGAAAGAACAAAAAGTGTCCATCATGATTTATTCGACGGTAAGTGTCGTTTTATCAGCTTTAATTATTTCGGTTTTACTCTATTATATTGCACCGCTTTTAGGAATCAATATTCCTTATATATTTTGCTTAGTTTTTGGAACCTTAATTTCTCCTACTGACCCAATTGTGGTTTTAGGAGTTCTGAAAGAAGCTAAAGTCCCAAAAAGAATCGAAACTAAAATTGTTGGAGAATCATTATTTAATGATGGAGTAGCAGTAGTAATGTTTGCCGTTGTTCTAAAAATGGCAACCGATCCAACATTTGAGGCTACTTTTGGTTCAATATCATGGTTGTTTATTAAGGAAGGAATCGGCGGACTTTTATTAGGAGCGGTTTTCGGATTTACAGCTTCAAAAGTGATGAAAAAGATCGATGATTATAAAGTTTCGGTTTTAATCACGCTTTCTATTGTTACAGGAGGATTTTTAGTGGCTCAGGCTTTACACGTTTCTAGTCCGCTTGCGATGGTTGTTGCCGGATTAATTATTGGAAATTATGGTAAGAAAGTAGCAATGAGTGAAGTGACCAAAGATTATTTAGGTAAATTCTGGGAACTTATTGATGAGATTTTAAATGCTGTTTTGTTCTTATTTATTGGTTTCGAATTGTTATTACTTCCAGATTTGAATAAACAATTACTGACAGGTTTTGTAGCAATTTTTATAGTTCTTTTTTCAAGATTAACCTCTATAGTTTTACCTTGGAAATTCTTCGACATTTTTAAGTTTTTCGGAATTAAATCGGCTTACAACAAAGGTTCGTTAATGGTTTTAGTTTGGGGCGGAATTCGTGGTGGAGTTTCTATTGCGTTAGTACTTTCTATGCCGGAAAGCGAATACAAAAATCTCTTGTTGGAAGTAACTTATATTGTGGTTTTATTTTCTATCGTAGTTCAAGGCTTGACGGTTGGGAAATTAGCTAATAGAGTTTTGGAGAAAGAGTAG
- a CDS encoding GbsR/MarR family transcriptional regulator: MEFKEAKNKFVQTWGALGSQWGINKTMAQIHALLMVSNEPVSMEDIMEELQISRGNASMNLRGLMDWGIVYKEFKAGERKEFFTAEKDLDELAVKISRERSKREIKPTLKILKEVSTIEANNSAEEKHFVDQTSKLYDFVLKADNMLDKMTEFNDNWLGKLFMKMMK; this comes from the coding sequence ATGGAATTCAAAGAAGCAAAAAATAAGTTTGTACAAACCTGGGGAGCATTAGGTTCTCAGTGGGGAATTAATAAAACGATGGCACAGATCCACGCTTTATTAATGGTCTCAAACGAACCTGTTTCTATGGAAGACATTATGGAAGAATTACAGATTTCCCGCGGAAATGCAAGTATGAACCTAAGAGGTTTAATGGATTGGGGAATTGTTTACAAAGAATTTAAAGCAGGTGAAAGAAAAGAGTTTTTCACAGCAGAAAAAGATCTGGACGAATTAGCAGTTAAAATTTCCAGAGAAAGAAGCAAAAGAGAAATTAAACCTACTCTTAAGATCTTAAAAGAAGTTTCGACAATTGAAGCTAATAATTCGGCAGAAGAAAAACACTTTGTAGACCAAACTTCCAAATTGTATGATTTCGTTTTAAAAGCAGATAATATGCTGGACAAAATGACTGAGTTTAATGATAACTGGCTTGGAAAATTGTTTATGAAAATGATGAAGTAA